In a genomic window of Candidatus Woesearchaeota archaeon:
- a CDS encoding vitamin B12-dependent ribonucleotide reductase — MLEFDTQGLSIERRHTTPGVNPLDQVEYEKRDSVITNPDGSIVFEMRGIEVPKQFSQLATDIIASKYFRKAGVPETGSEISARQVVRRIAHTIRTFGEEKKYFKTAEDAQSFEDELSYLLITQRAAFNSPVWFNCGLFQEYGIKGSGGNYAWDFNKGEIVEIEGNYMRPQCSACFIQSVEDDLMAIFDLIKAEAKLFKYGSGTGTNFSKIRGKQEKLSGGGTSSGLMSFLEVFDRGAGATKSGGTTRRAAKMVCLDMDHPEIEDFITWKVKEEEKALALIAAGYESDFNGEAYKTVAGQNSNNSVRLPDSFMNAVLEGKKWRTTMRTTGEVVQEYDAKELWDKINYSAWRCADPGVQFDTTINKWHTCPNTDRINASNPCSEYMFLDNSACNLASVNLIHYLKENGELDIEAYRHANRIMFIAQEILVDLSSYPTKEIAKNSHEYRPLGLGYANLGTVLMCKGLAYDSEEGRAVAAAITAIMTGHAYLTSAEMAAVVGPFKGFEKNREPMLNVMRMHRDAAYKIDVRYCPKDLLDAAREDWDKAVAQGEKYGYRNAQATVIAPTGTIGLLMDCDTTGVEPEFAIVKYKKLAGGGYFRIINQSIPRALKTLGYSEEQIEDMIEYVLGRGTFDGAPVSREELHSLGFTEEQIKKAEEAIEKSKSFDDFTPEINPKSLRSKGISQERIKELQIYIGGAQTLEGAPHLKEEHLPVFDTANKCGIGKRFIAPMGHVKMMAAVQPFISGAISKTVNLPNDATVEDIAEIHLQGWKLGLKAIALYRDGCKASQPLNTSQDEAKEDKVDAKPQIIKQQFRRPLPKHRRGTTVEASVAGNKIYIRTGEYEDGSLGEIFIDMHKEGAAYRSLLNCLAISVSKGLQYGVPLKEYVDTFTFTRFEPNGMVDHPNIKTCTSVIDFAFRALGMLYLGQTDFVHVKPDSKTMSQSDKRDVEIIENKEENSNPALDAANAHASSMMGDAPACSKCGHITVRNGACYKCLNCGNSEGCS; from the coding sequence TTGTTAGAATTTGACACACAAGGATTAAGCATAGAGCGCAGACACACCACTCCGGGAGTAAACCCCCTTGACCAAGTAGAGTACGAAAAAAGAGACTCAGTAATTACCAATCCCGATGGTTCTATTGTCTTCGAGATGAGAGGCATTGAAGTGCCAAAACAGTTCTCTCAACTAGCAACAGACATCATCGCCTCAAAATACTTCAGAAAAGCAGGCGTTCCTGAAACAGGAAGCGAGATTTCAGCACGCCAAGTTGTTCGTAGAATTGCTCACACCATTCGCACATTTGGTGAAGAAAAAAAATACTTCAAAACTGCAGAGGACGCGCAAAGTTTTGAAGATGAACTCTCCTACTTACTCATCACCCAACGCGCAGCGTTCAACTCACCCGTGTGGTTTAACTGTGGACTCTTCCAAGAATATGGTATTAAAGGATCTGGAGGAAACTACGCATGGGATTTTAACAAAGGCGAGATTGTTGAAATTGAAGGAAATTATATGCGACCCCAATGTTCTGCTTGTTTCATCCAATCCGTCGAAGACGACCTCATGGCAATTTTTGATCTCATCAAAGCAGAAGCAAAACTCTTCAAATACGGATCAGGAACAGGAACAAACTTTTCCAAAATACGAGGTAAACAAGAAAAGTTATCCGGAGGTGGAACCTCGTCAGGACTTATGAGCTTCCTTGAAGTGTTTGATCGAGGAGCGGGAGCAACAAAATCAGGGGGAACCACAAGAAGAGCTGCTAAGATGGTCTGCCTTGACATGGATCATCCCGAGATAGAAGACTTCATCACATGGAAAGTAAAAGAAGAAGAAAAAGCTCTTGCACTCATCGCAGCAGGATACGAATCTGACTTCAACGGAGAAGCGTACAAAACAGTAGCAGGACAAAACTCCAACAACTCAGTACGCCTTCCAGATAGCTTCATGAACGCAGTTCTTGAAGGAAAAAAATGGCGCACCACGATGAGAACAACCGGAGAAGTTGTCCAAGAATACGACGCAAAAGAACTTTGGGATAAAATCAACTATTCTGCTTGGAGATGTGCAGATCCCGGTGTGCAATTTGACACCACCATTAACAAATGGCACACCTGTCCTAACACGGATAGGATCAACGCATCAAACCCCTGCTCAGAGTACATGTTTCTTGATAACTCCGCATGTAACCTTGCATCGGTTAACCTTATCCACTACCTCAAAGAAAACGGAGAGCTCGACATTGAAGCTTACCGCCACGCGAATAGAATCATGTTCATAGCACAAGAAATCTTAGTGGATCTCTCAAGTTATCCAACAAAAGAGATTGCAAAGAACTCTCATGAGTATCGCCCACTTGGTCTTGGCTATGCGAACCTTGGAACAGTTCTCATGTGTAAAGGGCTTGCTTATGACAGTGAGGAAGGACGTGCAGTTGCAGCTGCTATCACTGCAATTATGACAGGACACGCCTACCTTACTTCTGCTGAGATGGCAGCAGTTGTAGGACCCTTCAAGGGTTTTGAAAAAAACAGAGAACCCATGCTTAACGTTATGCGCATGCACAGAGATGCAGCATATAAAATTGATGTGCGTTACTGTCCAAAAGACCTTCTCGACGCTGCAAGAGAAGACTGGGATAAAGCAGTGGCACAAGGAGAAAAATACGGTTATAGAAACGCACAAGCAACAGTTATTGCCCCAACAGGTACCATCGGGCTTCTCATGGATTGTGATACCACAGGTGTTGAGCCAGAATTTGCCATTGTCAAGTATAAGAAACTTGCAGGAGGAGGATACTTTAGAATTATCAATCAAAGTATTCCCCGCGCGCTCAAAACCCTAGGGTACTCTGAAGAACAAATAGAAGATATGATCGAATACGTTCTTGGAAGGGGAACGTTTGACGGAGCACCTGTTTCACGAGAAGAGCTTCACTCCTTAGGATTTACGGAGGAACAAATCAAAAAAGCAGAAGAAGCTATTGAAAAATCCAAAAGCTTTGATGATTTCACACCAGAAATCAACCCGAAATCCTTACGAAGTAAAGGAATTTCTCAAGAAAGAATAAAAGAGCTTCAAATCTATATCGGCGGAGCTCAAACACTAGAAGGAGCACCCCACCTCAAAGAAGAACACTTGCCCGTCTTTGATACTGCAAATAAATGCGGTATTGGAAAGCGCTTTATCGCACCAATGGGTCACGTTAAAATGATGGCAGCAGTGCAGCCATTCATCTCAGGTGCGATCTCTAAAACAGTTAATCTTCCTAACGATGCAACTGTTGAAGACATAGCAGAAATCCACTTGCAAGGATGGAAACTAGGTCTTAAAGCAATCGCACTTTATCGCGATGGTTGTAAAGCATCTCAACCTCTTAACACCTCTCAAGATGAGGCAAAAGAGGATAAAGTGGATGCTAAACCCCAGATTATCAAGCAACAATTTAGAAGACCGCTTCCAAAACACCGACGAGGAACAACTGTTGAAGCAAGTGTTGCAGGCAACAAAATCTACATCAGAACCGGAGAATACGAAGATGGATCGTTAGGAGAAATTTTCATTGACATGCATAAGGAAGGAGCTGCGTACAGGAGCCTTCTCAACTGTCTTGCAATCTCCGTCTCAAAGGGCTTGCAATACGGCGTTCCACTAAAGGAATATGTAGACACCTTCACGTTTACTCGTTTCGAGCCAAACGGAATGGTTGACCATCCCAACATTAAAACCTGCACGTCTGTGATTGACTT